The genomic stretch GTTTTATGACTCATCTAGAATGCTCAAAATGCGGCGTCATCCACGATGCGGATCACCTGCAGCAACTATGCAAAGAATGTGCAGCTCCGCTGCTGGTCCGCTATGATCTGCAAGCGGCAGCATCCAACTTGAAAAAAGAAGACTTGCTACGCCGCCCGGCCAACCTCTGGCGCTACAAAGAGCTGCTCCCGGTGCGCGATGAGCAGAACATCGTTTCGTTTGGTGAAGGCATGACACCGATCTTCACGGCGCCGCGCGCAGGTGAGAAAGCGGGCGTGCCGCATTTGTATATCAAAGACGAGGGCATTCTGCCGACCGGCACGTTCAAAGCGCGCGGTGCGGCGGTTGGCGTTTCCAAAGCCAAAGAGCTCGGCGTGCAGGCGCTCGCGATGCCGACCAACGGCAACGCTGGCGGTGCTTGGGCTCTGTATTCGGCCCGCGCGGGCATCGAAGCATACATCGTGATGCCCCAAGACGCACCGACGATCACCCGCAACGAAACGGCGATCTCCGGGGCGCACCTCTATCTCGTCAATGGCGTCATTTCTGACGCTGGAAAAATTGTCGGCAAAGCGGTCCCCGAGCGCGGTTGGTTTGACGCTTCGACACTCAAGGAGCCGTACCGCATCGAAGGTAAAAAGACGATGGGCTATGAGATCGCTGAGCAGTTCGACTGGGAAGTCCCAGACGTGATTTTATACCCGACTGGCGGTGGCGTCGGCCTGATCGCCATTTACAAAGCGCTAAAAGAATTGCAAGCGATGGGCTGGATTGGCGAGAAGATGCCGCGTCTCGTCTCTGTACAAGCCAGCGGTTGCGCACCGATCGTCAAAGCGTGGCAAGAGGGCAAGCAGGAATCGGAATTCTGGAAAGACTCAGCGACTGTCGCTTTTGGCGTCAATGTGCCCAAAGCGCTCGGTGACTTCCTCGTCCTCGAAGCGGTTTACAACACGGACGGCTGTGCGATCGCGATCGACGATGCTGACACGTTGCGCGCACAGCAGATCTTAGCTGAGCTGGACGGCGCGTTCATCTGTCCTGAAGGCGCTGCGCTCTATGCGGCGGTCGAACAGTTGAAAGCGCAAGGCTGGCTGAGCGGGGAAGAAAAAGTGCTCCTGCTCAACACCGGAGCGGGGCTCAAATATCCCAACACCGTGCAGGTCAACCCGCCGCTGCTTCAACCGGGCGATGAGTTGCCGCACAACTAGCAAGCATGACTAGCAAGCACAACTAGCAAGCACAACTAGCAAGCACAACTGGCAAGCACAACTAGCAAGCACAACTAGCAAGCACAACTAGCAAGCACAACTAGCAAGCACAACTAGCAAGCACAACTAGCAAGCATGACTAGCAAGCATGACTAGCAAGCATGACTAGCAAGCATGACTAGCAAGCATGACTAGCAAGCATGACTAGCAAGCATGACTAGCAAGCATGACTAGCAAGCATGACTAGCAAGCATGACTAGCAAGCATGACTAGCAAGAGATAAAAAGCCTGCCGCTATCATCAGCGGCAGGCTTTTTATCTCTTGCTAGATTCGAATGTCGATCATTTGCCCGCGGGTCGGGTCGAGTGAAGCCAATTGATTGACGATCTGCAACTGCGCTGGGGCGCCCGCTTGCGACAGACCCATCGACATCGCTTGCTTCAAAGCCCACAGGTTGACCGCCTGTGCCACGCTGGAAACTTCCATTGCAAACACCTCCATCACTTCCAGTATACCCCATTCTATCTCTACGCTCTAGCAGACTTTGCTAGGCAGGAAGTAGTTGGACGAGCGCAGAACAAAAGAAGTAAGAAGGGCAGAACGAGAGGAGTGACTTACATGCTGACAGCACTTGCACCGGACTTGCAACGCCTGATCGAAGCGGGGCGCGGCACGTATGGCGTGTCGATCTATCATCTCGAATCGCAAAGCGAATTTTCCTATCAGCAGGACGAATCGTTTTACGCGGCGAGCATCATCAAGGTGCCGATCATGGCAGCTGTGTTCGATCAAGCGAGCAAAGGCAATTTGAGTTTTTCAGAAAAAATCACTTTGCGTGCAGAAGATAAGGTGACCGGATCGGGACTTTTACAAAATCTCAGCCCCGGTTTGGAGTTGTCGATCTACGACTACACCGTGCTGATGATTATCGACAGCGACAATACGGCGACCAACATTCTGATCGACCGCATCGGAACGCAGGCCATCCAAGCAGCGATGCAGGAATGGGGTCTTGAGGGCAGCGGTTTTTATAACAAAATATCGGTGATCCCAGCGAAGATCGAGAACTTCAACCAAATCACACCGCGCGACATGACACACCTGTTAAAACAAATCGCAGACGGCAAAGTGGTGTCCTGGCGCGCCTGCGCCGAGATGGTTCAGATCATGAAACAGCAAAAATACAACGAAGGGCTGCCCAGTCTGCTCCCGAAACAGGATGGCCCGGTAGGTGTTTTGCCATTGTGGGAATGTGCCCACAAGACCGGATGGATCAATGGCACCGATCACGACATGGGGCTGCTTTATTTCCCGCGCAATACGTTCGCCGTCTCCGTGTTTGGCAAAAACATCACCGACCGCAAAGACGCACACAGCTTGATGGGACAGATCGGCCAGCTTCTTTACGAGCGGAGCGCACTGAGCCAGGCTTGATCGCTATACTTTCCGAGGAGCCGCAAATTGCGATAGCTCGTCCTCAGCGTCATGGGTCGGCGTGTAAGTCGTGTAAGACCATTCGTCAGGAGCACGACTAGCAAGTTCTGATTATAGGAACAGCAGATTTCGAAGCGGGATCGACCGATTCCTTCAACAAATGCAAACGAGAGCGTCATGGACCGACAAGCGGTCAGGCGCTCTTTTCATTTTGAGGTGTTTACAGAAAGCGAGACGTCGGCAGTGCTTGTCATCGCGGAGTGCATCAAGTTCGCTCCTGTACAGGAATTGGTGGGCGAGACTCTGACTGCATTTCATTTCGCTTTCTTCGCTTGACAGTCTTGACAGTCTTGACAGTCTTGACAGTCTTGACAGTCTTGACAGTCTTGACAGTCTTGACAGTCTTGACAGTCTTGACAGTCTTGACAGTCTTGACAGTCCGTCAAGAGAGTGACCGTGCCGGAGTGATCGCGACGCTCCACCCAATTTTCGGAGCCAGTTCATTCTCGCTTTGCAGGATGGGTGCTTCCTTATGATTAATGATTGCATGTGCGCTTTGGGACTCAGACCATCCCGGCGGTTACTCAATTAAACGTCCAGACATGAAACTTTGTACGATTCAATGTTGCTTGTGAAGTTATTTAAGTCTAGTGATTTGATTGAAATCTGACAATTTGTATGCTAGACTTTCTTTGTTGAGAATTGGCCGAATCTGATATGTTTCAGTACGGGGGAGATTTTTGCTTTTTGGGGTGAACCGCCTTAGGGCGGAGGGTTGCTCTCGACCCGAACCCGTCAACTAACCTCGGAGGCCCTACGGGAGGTTACATATTCTTATGAAGCGTTTTGTACATACTCTGCTTTTGGCAGCACTCGTCACTGTATCACCACTTGCGGTCACAGATGCATTCGCAGCGCAGGCACCGTATGGAAATTCGATGTTGCAGGTCGGTTCGAACGGTGCGGAGGTGACCAAGCTCCAGCAAGATCTGCGCTTGCTCGGGTTTTTCAACTATCCGGAAAACACAGGCTACTACGGTGAGGTCACAGCAACGGCGGTCAAAAAGTTTCAAGCTGCAAACGAATTGGAGCAAAACGGAAAAGTTGGCGCGACGACAGGCCCGTTGATCGAAGCCCAAGCGTTAAAACTGCGTCCGGCCACTCCAAAAGCGGTGGACACCGCGATGAAATATGTGGGCGTTCCTTATCTTTGGGCGGGCAACACCCCGAGCGGTTTTGACTGCTCCGGATTTGTCTCCTATGTGATGGGGCAGTCCGGTTTGCACTTGCCGCGCATTGCGGCCGACATGTATGCGGGCGGCACGCCGAGCGCAACGCCACAGTCTGGCGATCTGGTCTTCTTCTCCACCTATGGGCCAGGTGCCACACACGTTGGCATCTATCTCGGCAACGGCCAGTTCATCTCTGCCACTTCTTCGCATGGGGTCAAAGTAGATTCGCTGCACGGCGGTTACTGGGGCGATCGCTATATCGGAGCGCGTTCCTATCTCAAGTAACAGATCATTGTTGTAGGTGATCATTAAGCAAGATTTACCAAAGATGTTGAAAAAGGATTTGTTGTTCTTTTGTCTAATACAATGAGTACAACAGTATAGAAACATACGAAAAAACCTCTGTCCTTCCCTCGAGCCGGGAGCAGAGGTTTTTTCATCGAAATCTCGGTTTATTGGCAGAATCTTCTCTTCTGTGATATTCTCTACAGGTGGATGGAATGCTACTACAACGGGATTCCCTTTTGAGGTGAAAACAAGAATGTTAAAACAACTGATTCCCGATCTCTATGTAGAGTCGGTTTTTCACATTGATCTTGACGAGCTGGCAGCGCGCGGCGTGAAAGGCATCATCACCGATCTTGACAACACGCTGGTGGGCTGGGATCAGCCAGACGCCACGCCCAAGTTGATCGAGTGGTTGGACCATGTTCGCGACACGTACGGCATCAAAGTCTGCGTGGTGTCGAACAACAAGAACCATCGCGTCGAGCAGTTCTCCAAACCGCTGAACATCCCCTTTATCGGACGAGCTCGAAAGCCCAAGCGGGCTCCTTTTCTGCGCGCGCTTGACGTGCTGAACACAAAGCGTGAAGAGACGGTCGTCATCGGGGATCAATTATTTACCGACGTGCTCGGAGGCAATCGGATGAACATGTACACGATTCTCGTCGTGCCGGTTGCAGAAAAAGAATGGGTCGGCACCAAAGTGCTGCGCATGATGGAACGCGTGGCGCTTTCGATTTTGCGCCGCCGCGGAATGATTCCTTGGGAGTGAAAAAGAAATGTCAGAATTTGATCTGATTTGTACCGGTTGCGGCATCAGCATTCAAACAGAGGAAAAAGACAAGCCGGGCTATGCACCGCTCAACTCGGTGATCGAACGTGAATATCCGGTCTGTCAGCGCTGTTATCGTATCAAGCACTATAGCGATGTAGCACCTGTCACCCTCGACAATGAAGGGTTTCAAAAGATTCTCCGCGACATTGGCAAGCGTCCGGCGCTCGTCGTCAAGGTGGTCGATCTGTTCGATTTCGCCGGTTCCTGGGTGAAAGAGATCAACAAATACGTCGGGAAAAACCCGATCATTCTCGTCGCCAACAAAGCAGACTTGCTTCCGAAAGTGACCAATTTTGAACGCGTGGAGTTCTGGCTGAAAAAAGAGGTCGAGAAACAGGGTGTCAAAGTTGCAGATATCATCTTGATCTCGGCGAAAAAGCGCATCAACATCGAATTTGTCAAAGAAGCGATCGACCAGCGCGTCGGCAATAAGGACGTCTATGTCGTCGGCACGGCCAACGTTGGCAAATCGACGTTGATCAACGGCCTGCTCAAACTGTACGGGCAAGAGGAAGGTGCAGAGATCACGACGTCCCGCTATCCGGGCACGACGCTTTCGACGATCCGCCTTGATTTGCCGATTCACAGCGGGGATCTGATCGACACGCCGGGGATCATGACGACACACCGTCTGACCGACCTTGTCTGCTCCAAATCGCTGCGCGACATCACGCCAGATGGGTACATCGATCCAAAGACGTACCAGCTCAATGATCAGCAGACGCTGTTCCTCGGCGGCTTGGCGCGCTTTGATTATGTGGAGGGGCCGAAACAGGGCTTTACGATCTACGCGGCTAATCAGCTTAACGTCCATCGCACTAAGCTGGAGCGGGCGGATGAGCTGTATGCCAACCATCTCGGTACCCTGTTGACGCCGCCCTGCGAGCACTGCCCGGATGTTTTGCGCAGCCTCGTGCCGCACAGAATCAAGCTGAAGTCGGGTCACCCGCAAGACATCGTGATCTCCGGCCTCGGCTGGATCACGGTGCGTGGGATGCATTACACCGATGTGGTCGTCCATGCGCCAAAAGGTGTCGAGGTCCACACCCGACGCGCTTTGATCTAATCGACTGCCAGACGATGTTCTAGAGTCATATTTCAACATAAGTCCCCATACACCTTAGATACACACCATTTAAGGGTGGAGGGGATCTATTTGGAAACGATGACACAGGAGCGCCGTCGATTGATTAAACGCTTTGTCGTACATGAGTCTGGTCGTGCAGAATTGCGACTTGAGCAATTGATGAACAACCTGCGCCAACAGGTGCAGGCGGTGCGTGAAGAGCAACCGGAACTATGCGACTATCAACTGTACGATCTGACCTTTTCCTTTCATGAGAACGGTATGATGGTGCAGATGGAATTTCGACGCTAATCCAAAGACCCGCGGTTGCGGGTCTTTTTTCTTTGCTTTACACTGGGAGAAAAGGGGGGATGGACATGCTTACCAGTTCAACGCGATTGGTCGGATTGTTCGGCCATCCGGTCGCACATTCCAAGTCCCCGCAGATGCACAATGCGGCATTTGCTGAACTGAAACTCGACTACGCCTATCTGGCGTTTGCTGTAGAACCACCGCGATTGTCGGCGGCCGTCGAAGCGATTCGCGCGCTGCACCTGCGCGGTGTCAACGTGACGATCCCTCATAAAGTGGCCGTGTTGCCGCTGCTCGATGAGATCAGTAAAGAGGCGGAACTGATCGGCGCTGTCAACACGATCGTCAATGAGGATGGAAAATTGATCGGATACAACACAGACGGGATCGGTTACCTTTCTGCACTGGAAGAGGAGACGGGCATCGACATCTCCGGGAAAAGGGTGTTGCTGCTCGGTGCAGGCGGCGCATGTCGCGCAGTCGCAGCACAGATGGCCCTGCACGGAGCAGAGCACATCGCGATCGCAGCCCGAGCGCAGGAACGAGCCGAATCGTTAGCTGCGCGCCTGCGCGTGCATGCGACGGCAGATGGTCTTTCGCTGGAGGCGGCCGCCGTACAGCTCGATGCTTACGATGTCATCGTCAACACGACTCCGGTCGGCATGCACCCTGCGGAGGACGCGGTGCCGATCGGAACGGACGGACTGCGGGCGGGGCAGTTGGTGAGCGATCTGATCTACAACCCGCGAAAGACCCGCTTTTTGCACGAGGCTGAAGCGCGCGGCTGTGTGGTATCCGGTGGGCTTGGGATGTTCGTGCACCAAGGCGCACACGCTTTTCGATTGTGGACAGGCGTCGCGGCACCGATCGATGTGATGCGGCAAACGGTGGAATCCTGCCTCTAGACGTGCTATACTCAATCTTTGACACAATGCGACAGTACAAAGGAGTATGAAACAATATGCTGACTGGAAAACAAAAGCGGCACCTGCGCTCGCTGGCTCACCACGTAACTCCGGTGACACAAGTGGGCAAAGGCGGCGTTTCTGACAACATGATTGTACAGATCAACATGGCGCTGGAAACCAAAGAACTGATCAAGATCTCGATTCTGCAAAACTGCGAAGAAGATAAAAACGTCGTGGCCAAAGATCTGGCGGAGCGTTCCGGCGCCGAGCTGGTGCAACTGATCGGCAAGACGGTCGTGCTGTACAAAGAATCGACCGAAAACAAACAGATCGAACTCCCGCGCTAATTTGCACAGGTAGAAAAGGAGGTGCTGACCAGTGCGTCTTGGCATCTTTGGCGGCACCTTCGACCCGGTGCATATCGGACACCTTGTTGCGGCCCAGGTGGCGCTTGAGCAAGCTGGCTTGGATCGGGTGGTATTTGTTCCAGCCGGAGTCAATCCGCTGAAAGTTGGGAAAGTGATCAGCGCAGGCGAACACCGTCTGCACATGGTTGAACTCGCCGTGCATGACACGCCACAATTTGCGGTCAGCGATTGGGAGATCAAACGTCCTGGGCCGTCTTTTACGGTCGATACGCTGGAGCATTTTCACGAGGAGCATCCAGCAGCAGAACTTTTTTTTATCATCGGAGCGGACAACCTGCACATCCTGCCCAAATGGCGTTCAGTCGATCGCATTTTAGAACTTGCGACCGTGCTTGCTGTCACACGTCCCGGTTTTGACTTGAAGACGAGCACAGGCACGGCGCTCGCGCTCTATCCGGAGGTGGCAAAGCGTGTCCACTATGTGGAGATTCCAGGGCTGGACATCTCTTCGACATGGATTCGTGAGCGTCTTGCAAAGAATCTTTCGGTTGAGCATCTCGTTCCCCAAAAGGTCATAGGGTATAGTGAGGAGAACAAGTTGTATGAACGAATTGGAGATTAAAGAGATCATTCGTCAAACGTTAAGTCCGCGCCGCTTTCAGCATGTCAGCGGCGTTGTCGATGCGGCCGATACTTTGGCCCACCGCTACGGCGTGGATGTGGAGAAAGCGCGTCTTGCTGCGTGGATTCACGACTATGCACGTGAATGGCCGGTCGATAAGTGGTACGAAACGGCCAAGCAGCGCGGGATCGATCCGACCTATTTAGAAGTGGCAGAGATGCTGCATGGACCGATCGCCGCCTCGATGATGCCCGAAGTGTTTGGGATTGAGGACGAGGAGATTGCAGACGCTGTGCGCTATCACACCAGTGGGCGGGTCGGGATGACACCGCTTGAAAAAGTGGTCTGTTTAGCAGACTACATCGAGGCTGGTCGGGAATATCCGGCTGTCCACGAACTGCGCAAACAAGCGGAAGTGGACCTTGATCTGGCCCTCGCTTCCGCTTTCGATAACACGATTCGGTTTTTGCTCGACAAAAAACAGCCCATTTTTCCAGTTACGATCTTGGCGCGGAATGAATTGTGGCGTGCGCTGAAGGACAGGCGGACACTTTAACGCGCGGCATCGAATATACTGTATTACCTGTAGTCCCAATCTTATTTAGGAGGCATGTAAATGAGCGATCGAGTCTTGGAATGGGCGCGTTATGCGGCTGACGCTGTCGCAGATAAGAAAGCGAACGATGTGGTGGTTCTTGACATACAAGGGCTGTCGGTGATCGCTGATTATTTTGTAATCTGCAGCGGGAATTCCAACACTCAAGTGCAAGCAATCGCAAAGGGCGTGCGCGAGAAACTTGCCAAACGAGGCATTTTCATCAAAGCGATCGAAGGGTATGATGAAGCTCGTTGGGTTTTGCTTGACTTTGGTGATGTCGTGGTTCACGTGTTCCGCCAAGAGGAACGCGAGTTTTACAACCTGGAGCGCGTCTGGGGGGACGCGAAACAGTTGAGCAATGTGTAAGGAAGGTACGGATCGGTGAGTGAACAAGAACACTTCAGCTACGGGGACTTCGCGCAGTATTATGATCGGCTGATGCAGGATGCCCCATATGATTCGTGGTTGACCTTCTTCGAACAGGCACTGGCGCGGTATGATCTCATGCCGCGCCATATCGCCGATTTGGGCTGTGGCACGGGCACGATTTCGCTCGCACTTTATGAGCAAGGCTACAAAGTGACAGGTGTGGACCTCTCGGAGGACATGCTGGCCCAAGCGGGAGCGAAGCTTACCTCCCACTCTCCACGGCTTCGCTTCCTGTGTCAAGACTTGCGCGAGTTGCATCTGCCAGAAGCGTGCGATCTGGCCGTTTCTTTTTGCGACTCGCTGAATTACATAACGGATGAAGCCGATCTCGGCCAGATCTTTGCGCGCGTGAAGCAACAGCTACGCCCAAACGGCGTGTTTCTGTTCGACATGCACAGCCTCTACAAGCTGCGTGAAAAACTTGGGCAAAATGTGTTTTACGAGGTTGGCGAGGAAGTGACCTACCTTTGGCAAAGCCGATTCGACGAAGCGTCGTCCACTGTGGAATATGACATCACGTTTTTTGCCTTAGAGGATGATGCGGAGCAGTTGTATCGGAGGTTTCATGAATACCACGTACAGCGCGCCTATGAGCTCGACACGGTAAAAAGGTTGCTCAAAGACGCAGGATTTCAAACAGTAGAAGTATATGCGGACTTTTGTTGGGACGTGCCAACAGATTTGACAGAACGCTACTTTTTTGTC from Tumebacillus algifaecis encodes the following:
- the rsfS gene encoding ribosome silencing factor gives rise to the protein MSDRVLEWARYAADAVADKKANDVVVLDIQGLSVIADYFVICSGNSNTQVQAIAKGVREKLAKRGIFIKAIEGYDEARWVLLDFGDVVVHVFRQEEREFYNLERVWGDAKQLSNV
- a CDS encoding serine hydrolase, with the protein product MLTALAPDLQRLIEAGRGTYGVSIYHLESQSEFSYQQDESFYAASIIKVPIMAAVFDQASKGNLSFSEKITLRAEDKVTGSGLLQNLSPGLELSIYDYTVLMIIDSDNTATNILIDRIGTQAIQAAMQEWGLEGSGFYNKISVIPAKIENFNQITPRDMTHLLKQIADGKVVSWRACAEMVQIMKQQKYNEGLPSLLPKQDGPVGVLPLWECAHKTGWINGTDHDMGLLYFPRNTFAVSVFGKNITDRKDAHSLMGQIGQLLYERSALSQA
- a CDS encoding class I SAM-dependent DNA methyltransferase; the protein is MSEQEHFSYGDFAQYYDRLMQDAPYDSWLTFFEQALARYDLMPRHIADLGCGTGTISLALYEQGYKVTGVDLSEDMLAQAGAKLTSHSPRLRFLCQDLRELHLPEACDLAVSFCDSLNYITDEADLGQIFARVKQQLRPNGVFLFDMHSLYKLREKLGQNVFYEVGEEVTYLWQSRFDEASSTVEYDITFFALEDDAEQLYRRFHEYHVQRAYELDTVKRLLKDAGFQTVEVYADFCWDVPTDLTERYFFVAR
- a CDS encoding threonine synthase translates to MTTNSFMTHLECSKCGVIHDADHLQQLCKECAAPLLVRYDLQAAASNLKKEDLLRRPANLWRYKELLPVRDEQNIVSFGEGMTPIFTAPRAGEKAGVPHLYIKDEGILPTGTFKARGAAVGVSKAKELGVQALAMPTNGNAGGAWALYSARAGIEAYIVMPQDAPTITRNETAISGAHLYLVNGVISDAGKIVGKAVPERGWFDASTLKEPYRIEGKKTMGYEIAEQFDWEVPDVILYPTGGGVGLIAIYKALKELQAMGWIGEKMPRLVSVQASGCAPIVKAWQEGKQESEFWKDSATVAFGVNVPKALGDFLVLEAVYNTDGCAIAIDDADTLRAQQILAELDGAFICPEGAALYAAVEQLKAQGWLSGEEKVLLLNTGAGLKYPNTVQVNPPLLQPGDELPHN
- a CDS encoding C40 family peptidase, whose protein sequence is MKRFVHTLLLAALVTVSPLAVTDAFAAQAPYGNSMLQVGSNGAEVTKLQQDLRLLGFFNYPENTGYYGEVTATAVKKFQAANELEQNGKVGATTGPLIEAQALKLRPATPKAVDTAMKYVGVPYLWAGNTPSGFDCSGFVSYVMGQSGLHLPRIAADMYAGGTPSATPQSGDLVFFSTYGPGATHVGIYLGNGQFISATSSHGVKVDSLHGGYWGDRYIGARSYLK
- the nadD gene encoding nicotinate-nucleotide adenylyltransferase; this encodes MRLGIFGGTFDPVHIGHLVAAQVALEQAGLDRVVFVPAGVNPLKVGKVISAGEHRLHMVELAVHDTPQFAVSDWEIKRPGPSFTVDTLEHFHEEHPAAELFFIIGADNLHILPKWRSVDRILELATVLAVTRPGFDLKTSTGTALALYPEVAKRVHYVEIPGLDISSTWIRERLAKNLSVEHLVPQKVIGYSEENKLYERIGD
- a CDS encoding YqeG family HAD IIIA-type phosphatase → MLKQLIPDLYVESVFHIDLDELAARGVKGIITDLDNTLVGWDQPDATPKLIEWLDHVRDTYGIKVCVVSNNKNHRVEQFSKPLNIPFIGRARKPKRAPFLRALDVLNTKREETVVIGDQLFTDVLGGNRMNMYTILVVPVAEKEWVGTKVLRMMERVALSILRRRGMIPWE
- the yhbY gene encoding ribosome assembly RNA-binding protein YhbY, with product MLTGKQKRHLRSLAHHVTPVTQVGKGGVSDNMIVQINMALETKELIKISILQNCEEDKNVVAKDLAERSGAELVQLIGKTVVLYKESTENKQIELPR
- the yqeK gene encoding bis(5'-nucleosyl)-tetraphosphatase (symmetrical) YqeK, which translates into the protein MNELEIKEIIRQTLSPRRFQHVSGVVDAADTLAHRYGVDVEKARLAAWIHDYAREWPVDKWYETAKQRGIDPTYLEVAEMLHGPIAASMMPEVFGIEDEEIADAVRYHTSGRVGMTPLEKVVCLADYIEAGREYPAVHELRKQAEVDLDLALASAFDNTIRFLLDKKQPIFPVTILARNELWRALKDRRTL
- the aroE gene encoding shikimate dehydrogenase translates to MLTSSTRLVGLFGHPVAHSKSPQMHNAAFAELKLDYAYLAFAVEPPRLSAAVEAIRALHLRGVNVTIPHKVAVLPLLDEISKEAELIGAVNTIVNEDGKLIGYNTDGIGYLSALEEETGIDISGKRVLLLGAGGACRAVAAQMALHGAEHIAIAARAQERAESLAARLRVHATADGLSLEAAAVQLDAYDVIVNTTPVGMHPAEDAVPIGTDGLRAGQLVSDLIYNPRKTRFLHEAEARGCVVSGGLGMFVHQGAHAFRLWTGVAAPIDVMRQTVESCL
- the yqeH gene encoding ribosome biogenesis GTPase YqeH codes for the protein MSEFDLICTGCGISIQTEEKDKPGYAPLNSVIEREYPVCQRCYRIKHYSDVAPVTLDNEGFQKILRDIGKRPALVVKVVDLFDFAGSWVKEINKYVGKNPIILVANKADLLPKVTNFERVEFWLKKEVEKQGVKVADIILISAKKRINIEFVKEAIDQRVGNKDVYVVGTANVGKSTLINGLLKLYGQEEGAEITTSRYPGTTLSTIRLDLPIHSGDLIDTPGIMTTHRLTDLVCSKSLRDITPDGYIDPKTYQLNDQQTLFLGGLARFDYVEGPKQGFTIYAANQLNVHRTKLERADELYANHLGTLLTPPCEHCPDVLRSLVPHRIKLKSGHPQDIVISGLGWITVRGMHYTDVVVHAPKGVEVHTRRALI